In the Malania oleifera isolate guangnan ecotype guangnan chromosome 1, ASM2987363v1, whole genome shotgun sequence genome, one interval contains:
- the LOC131153367 gene encoding GDP-mannose 4,6 dehydratase 1 has translation MESVKPMASSNDTPGSGTPANGGDAPVPPKRRVALITGITGQDGSYLTEFLLNKGYDVHGLIRRSSNFNTQRINHIYIDPHNAHKARMKLHYADLTDASSLRRWLDTLLPDEIYNLAAQSHVAVSFEIPDYTADVVATGALRLLEAVRSHIAATGRSHIRYYQAGSSEMFGSTPPPQSESSPFHPRSPYAAAKCAAHWYTVNYREAYGIFACNGILFNHESPRRGENFVTRKITRAVGRIKIGLQSKLFLGNLQASRDWGFAGDYVEAMWLMLQQETPDDYVVATEESHTVQEFLEAAFGYVGLNWKDHVAIDKRYFRPAEVDNLEGDSSKTRRVLGWKPKVGFEKLVKMMVDEDIELAKREKVLVDAGFMDAQQQP, from the coding sequence ATGGAGTCGGTCAAACCAATGGCGTCGTCAAACGACACTCCCGGATCCGGAACTCCGGCCAATGGTGGGGATGCTCCAGTGCCGCCCAAACGCAGGGTGGCGCTGATCACCGGCATCACGGGACAGGATGGATCCTACTTGACGGAGTTCCTGCTGAACAAGGGGTATGACGTTCATGGCCTGATCCGGCGGTCCTCCAATTTCAATACCCAGCGGATCAATCACATCTACATCGACCCCCACAACGCCCACAAGGCCCGCATGAAGCTCCACTACGCTGACCTCACCGACGCCTCCTCCCTCCGCCGCTGGCTCGACACCCTCCTCCCTGACGAGATCTACAACCTCGCCGCCCAGTCCCACGTCGCCGTCTCCTTCGAGATCCCCGATTACACAGCCGACGTCGTCGCCACCGGCGCCCTCCGCCTCCTGGAGGCCGTACGCTCCCACATTGCCGCCACCGGCCGCTCCCACATCCGCTATTACCAGGCAGGGTCATCCGAAATGTTCGGGTCCACTCCCCCTCCCCAGTCCGAATCGTCCCCCTTCCACCCCCGCTCCCCCTACGCCGCCGCCAAATGCGCTGCCCACTGGTACACCGTCAATTACCGCGAAGCGTACGGGATCTTCGCCTGCAACGGAATCCTCTTCAACCACGAGTCGCCCCGGCGCGGGGAGAACTTCGTGACGCGGAAGATCACTCGGGCCGTGGGTCGGATCAAGATCGGGTTGCAGAGCAAGCTATTCTTGGGGAACTTACAGGCGTCGCGAGACTGGGGTTTCGCGGGAGACTATGTGGAGGCGATGTGGTTGATGCTGCAGCAGGAGACGCCGGACGACTACGTGGTGGCGACGGAGGAGTCGCACACGGTGCAGGAGTTCTTGGAGGCGGCATTTGGGTACGTCGGATTGAATTGGAAGGATCATGTGGCGATCGACAAGCGGTATTTCAGGCCCGCGGAGGTGGATAATCTCGAGGGGGATTCGAGTAAGACGAGAAGGGTTCTTGGGTGGAAACCCAAGGTGGGATTTGAAAAGCTAGTGAAGATGATGGTGGATGAAGATATTGAACTGGCGAAGAGGGAGAAGGTTTTGGTTGATGCTGGGTTCATGGACGCTCAGCAACAACCATGA